A region of Denticeps clupeoides chromosome 19, fDenClu1.1, whole genome shotgun sequence DNA encodes the following proteins:
- the pcp4b gene encoding calmodulin regulator protein PCP4, giving the protein MSERQGSGATGGNIKTSGGQDASKKDVPEDFDIDMEAPETEKAAVAIQSQFRKFQKKKQDVKS; this is encoded by the exons AGACAAGGATCCGGGGCGACGGGAGGCAACATCAAAACCTCTGGCGGACAAG ATGCGTCCAAGAAGGACGTCCCAGAAGACTTCGACATCGACATGGAAGCCCCGGAGACTGAGAAGGCTGCTGTGGCCATCCAGTCTCAGTTCAGGAAGTTCCAGAAGAAAAAGCAGGATGTGAAGTCCTAG